In Brevibacillus brevis, a genomic segment contains:
- the gcvPA gene encoding aminomethyl-transferring glycine dehydrogenase subunit GcvPA, giving the protein MKYRYLPQTDQDKREMLETLGISSVEELFADIPEEVRFKGAIQIPEALSEPELVKYFTGLAGKNVNFTTHVNFLGAGVYQHYTPSTVNHMLLRGEFFTAYTPYQPEISQGELQAIFEFQTMVCELTGMEVANSSMYDGATSLAEAAMMAAGHTGKKRVIVSRAVHPESRSVLKTYAYGQNVELVEVGVNSEGVTDTEALQTLVNDQTAAVIVQYPNFFGSVEDLAAIEAIAHGSGALLISSSNPLALGVLEAPGKLGADIVVGDMQPFGIPASFGGPHCGYFATTTKLMRKMPGRIVGQTKDENGKRGFVLTLQAREQHIRREKATSNICSNQALLALAAAITLTALGKQGVQEMAMMNLQKAHYAKQALQAKGLEAAFTAPFFNEFVVKLPKPVAEVNKQLLAAGIIGGYDLGLDYPELSGHTLLAVTELRTKEEIDQLAQELEAIARA; this is encoded by the coding sequence GTGAAATACCGCTACCTGCCCCAAACCGATCAGGACAAGCGCGAAATGCTGGAGACTCTCGGCATTTCCAGTGTAGAAGAGCTGTTCGCCGACATTCCTGAAGAGGTGCGCTTTAAAGGCGCCATCCAGATCCCGGAAGCCCTGTCCGAGCCGGAGCTGGTCAAATACTTTACCGGACTCGCTGGCAAGAACGTCAATTTCACGACCCATGTAAACTTCCTCGGAGCGGGCGTGTACCAGCATTACACCCCAAGCACCGTGAATCACATGCTGCTGCGCGGCGAATTTTTTACCGCCTACACGCCTTACCAGCCGGAAATCAGCCAAGGGGAGCTGCAGGCGATCTTTGAATTTCAGACGATGGTATGCGAGCTGACCGGTATGGAGGTAGCCAACTCTTCCATGTACGACGGGGCTACTTCTCTGGCGGAAGCGGCAATGATGGCAGCGGGCCACACCGGCAAAAAGCGCGTCATCGTCTCTCGCGCCGTTCATCCGGAGTCGCGCAGCGTATTGAAGACTTACGCGTACGGGCAAAACGTGGAACTGGTGGAAGTCGGCGTAAACAGCGAAGGCGTGACCGATACCGAGGCCTTGCAGACGCTCGTGAACGACCAGACTGCGGCCGTCATCGTCCAATACCCGAACTTCTTCGGAAGCGTAGAGGACCTGGCAGCGATCGAAGCCATCGCGCATGGCAGCGGCGCTCTCCTGATCAGTTCGTCCAATCCGCTCGCCTTGGGCGTTCTCGAAGCGCCGGGTAAGCTCGGGGCAGACATCGTGGTTGGCGACATGCAGCCGTTCGGGATTCCGGCTTCCTTCGGCGGTCCGCACTGCGGCTACTTTGCTACGACGACCAAGCTGATGCGCAAAATGCCGGGCCGCATCGTCGGCCAGACCAAAGACGAAAACGGCAAGCGCGGGTTTGTCTTGACGCTGCAAGCTCGTGAGCAGCACATCCGCCGCGAAAAAGCGACCTCGAATATTTGCTCCAATCAGGCCTTGCTGGCATTGGCAGCAGCGATCACGCTCACGGCGCTGGGCAAACAAGGTGTGCAGGAAATGGCGATGATGAACCTGCAAAAGGCGCACTACGCCAAACAAGCCCTGCAGGCAAAAGGGCTCGAAGCAGCGTTTACAGCACCGTTCTTTAACGAATTTGTCGTAAAGCTGCCGAAGCCGGTGGCCGAAGTGAACAAACAGCTGCTGGCGGCAGGAATCATCGGCGGCTACGATCTGGGGTTGGATTATCCAGAACTTTCGGGGCATACGCTTCTGGCTGTCACCGAACTGAGAACGAAAGAAGAAATCGACCAACTGGCTCAGGAATTGGAGGCGATCGCTCGTGCGTAA
- the gcvPB gene encoding aminomethyl-transferring glycine dehydrogenase subunit GcvPB: MRKEQEKALIFEMSKPGRVGYNLPALDVPEVEVASLLPKHLIRETPAELPEVSELQLVRHYTELSRRNHGVDNGFYPLGSCTMKYNPKINEDVARYPGFAQTHPYQPEETVQGALELLYNLQEELAEITGMDAVTLQPAAGAAGEWTGLMMIRAYHESRGEGHRTKVIVPNSAHGTNPASAAVAGLDTITIPSNERGLVDIQALREAVGSDTAALMLTNPNTLGLFEEDIVEMAKIVHEAGGLLYYDGANANAILGIARPGDMGFDVVHLNLHKTFTGPHGGGGPGAGPVGVKKVLEPFLPTPIVAKKEDGTFYWDSNRPQTIGRVKGYNGNFGILVRAYSYIRTMGPEGLLQVSQNAVLNANYMMRRLATAYHLPYDQVCKHEFVLSGVLQKKLGVRTLDIAKRLLDFGYHPPTIYFPLIVDECLMIEPTETETKETLDEFIDVMLQIARECEETPEIVQEAPHTTVVKRLDEATAARKPILRYQPQA; this comes from the coding sequence GTGCGTAAGGAACAAGAGAAAGCACTGATTTTTGAAATGAGCAAGCCGGGCCGTGTGGGCTACAATTTGCCGGCTCTTGATGTGCCGGAGGTGGAAGTGGCCAGTCTCTTGCCCAAGCACCTGATCCGCGAAACGCCTGCCGAACTGCCGGAAGTATCCGAACTGCAGCTCGTTCGCCATTATACCGAACTGTCTCGACGCAATCACGGGGTAGACAACGGTTTCTACCCGCTCGGCTCCTGCACCATGAAATACAACCCGAAAATCAACGAGGACGTGGCTCGCTATCCGGGCTTTGCGCAAACGCACCCGTACCAGCCGGAAGAAACCGTCCAGGGCGCCCTGGAGCTTCTGTACAACCTGCAGGAAGAGCTCGCTGAGATCACAGGCATGGATGCGGTCACCTTGCAGCCGGCAGCGGGTGCGGCAGGGGAATGGACCGGTCTGATGATGATCCGCGCTTACCATGAGAGCCGCGGGGAAGGGCACCGGACGAAGGTCATCGTGCCGAACTCCGCGCACGGGACCAATCCGGCGTCCGCAGCCGTTGCCGGTCTGGACACGATCACGATTCCGTCCAACGAGCGCGGTCTGGTGGACATCCAGGCACTGCGCGAAGCGGTCGGTTCCGATACCGCAGCGTTGATGCTGACCAACCCGAACACGCTCGGACTGTTTGAGGAAGACATCGTCGAAATGGCCAAAATCGTTCACGAAGCCGGCGGCCTGCTGTACTACGACGGTGCGAACGCCAACGCGATTCTCGGCATCGCGCGTCCCGGGGACATGGGCTTCGACGTGGTCCATCTCAATTTGCACAAGACATTCACCGGCCCTCACGGCGGCGGCGGTCCCGGTGCCGGTCCGGTCGGAGTCAAGAAAGTGCTTGAGCCGTTTTTGCCGACGCCGATCGTGGCGAAAAAAGAAGACGGCACATTCTACTGGGACAGCAACCGTCCGCAGACTATCGGCCGCGTGAAAGGGTACAACGGAAACTTCGGCATTCTCGTGCGCGCGTACAGCTACATCCGTACGATGGGACCGGAAGGCCTGCTGCAGGTCTCCCAAAACGCTGTGCTCAACGCCAACTACATGATGCGCCGACTGGCGACTGCCTACCACTTGCCCTATGACCAGGTGTGCAAGCACGAATTCGTCCTGTCCGGCGTGCTGCAGAAGAAGCTCGGCGTCCGCACGCTCGATATCGCCAAACGTCTCCTGGACTTCGGCTACCATCCGCCGACCATCTACTTCCCGCTAATCGTCGACGAGTGCCTGATGATCGAGCCGACCGAGACGGAAACGAAAGAGACGCTGGATGAATTCATCGACGTCATGCTGCAAATCGCCCGCGAGTGTGAAGAGACGCCGGAAATTGTCCAGGAAGCACCGCATACGACGGTCGTCAAGCGGCTGGACGAAGCGACTGCCGCGCGCAAGCCAATCCTGCGCTACCAGCCGCAAGCATAA
- a CDS encoding undecaprenyldiphospho-muramoylpentapeptide beta-N-acetylglucosaminyltransferase: protein MNKRIVFTGGGSAGHVTVNLALIPHFLEAGWEVAYIGSENGIERELVQGQPGVRYVAISSGKLRRYLDWKNVTDPLRVTRGAWQAYRFLKRWKPAVIFSKGGFVSVPVVLGGWMNGLPVVLHESDLTPGLANRLSVPFAKKVCVTFAETMDHLPVEKAVHVGAVIRSELFLGSRERGLSLCGFSPSRPVLLVMGGSLGAKRINEAVRSQLTTLLADYQIVHICGKGQCDETLQRPGYRQYEYAMEELPDLLAMADMVVSRAGSNAIFEFLALRKPMSLIPLSKAASRGDQIVNARAFEKRGFCEVLLEEELTEQTFMGALQSLAANREQIVRRMGENSQADAMAKVIALLEQASG from the coding sequence GTGAACAAGCGAATTGTCTTTACCGGCGGCGGCTCGGCCGGACATGTGACGGTCAACCTGGCGCTGATTCCGCATTTTCTCGAAGCGGGCTGGGAAGTCGCGTATATTGGCTCCGAGAACGGAATTGAACGAGAGCTCGTCCAGGGGCAGCCCGGTGTCCGTTACGTGGCCATTTCGTCCGGCAAGCTGCGGCGTTACTTGGATTGGAAAAATGTAACGGATCCGCTGCGCGTCACCAGGGGCGCTTGGCAGGCGTATCGCTTCCTGAAGAGGTGGAAGCCGGCTGTCATCTTTTCCAAGGGAGGCTTTGTGTCCGTGCCGGTCGTGCTGGGTGGCTGGATGAATGGTTTGCCGGTCGTTCTCCACGAGTCGGACCTGACTCCGGGTTTGGCCAACCGGTTGTCAGTGCCGTTTGCGAAGAAAGTATGCGTCACGTTCGCGGAAACTATGGATCATCTCCCTGTGGAAAAAGCGGTGCATGTGGGAGCCGTGATCCGAAGCGAACTGTTTCTGGGTTCTCGGGAGAGGGGACTGTCCCTTTGCGGATTTTCGCCATCAAGGCCTGTTCTGCTCGTCATGGGCGGCAGCCTGGGCGCGAAACGGATCAACGAGGCGGTACGCAGCCAGCTGACGACGCTTCTTGCCGATTACCAGATTGTTCACATTTGCGGAAAAGGACAGTGTGACGAAACGCTTCAGCGACCCGGCTACCGCCAGTACGAGTACGCCATGGAAGAGCTGCCAGACCTTTTGGCTATGGCAGATATGGTCGTGTCCCGGGCAGGCTCCAATGCAATCTTCGAGTTTCTGGCTTTGCGCAAGCCAATGTCGCTGATCCCGCTGTCCAAGGCAGCCAGTCGTGGGGATCAGATCGTGAATGCGAGAGCGTTTGAGAAACGGGGCTTTTGCGAGGTGTTGTTGGAGGAAGAGCTGACAGAGCAGACCTTCATGGGCGCATTGCAGAGTCTGGCTGCCAATCGAGAGCAGATCGTTCGGCGAATGGGGGAGAATTCTCAGGCAGACGCCATGGCCAAAGTCATCGCCCTGCTCGAGCAGGCCAGTGGCTGA
- a CDS encoding biotin/lipoate A/B protein ligase family protein, producing MEQWRYIVTEAMSPAMNMAVDEAILQLHSEGKVPPTVRFYTWEPATLSIGYFQKALKEINMDALQESGLGFVRRATGGRAVLHDKELTYSVIVSEEHPKMPSSVTEAYKIISLGLLHGFQNLGLQAEMVSLASEEEKEKYSSPGSSACFDSPSWYELVVEGKKVAGSAQTRQKGVILQHGSILLDMDVELLFSLLNFPSERVKQRMIDSFRQKAVTINEVSPRPISLREAIGAFQRGFASGLEVELVPSELSAEEQALAEELARTRYSTDEWNLRR from the coding sequence ATGGAACAGTGGCGTTATATCGTGACGGAGGCGATGTCTCCCGCCATGAACATGGCAGTGGACGAGGCCATCCTGCAGCTGCACAGCGAAGGCAAGGTGCCGCCGACCGTTCGTTTTTACACATGGGAACCGGCGACGCTGTCGATCGGCTACTTTCAAAAGGCACTCAAGGAAATCAACATGGACGCGCTTCAGGAAAGCGGTCTGGGCTTTGTCCGGCGGGCGACCGGCGGAAGGGCCGTGCTGCACGACAAAGAGCTGACCTACAGCGTGATCGTGTCGGAGGAGCATCCGAAAATGCCGTCGAGCGTGACGGAAGCGTATAAAATCATTAGCTTGGGGCTGCTGCACGGCTTCCAAAACCTTGGCCTTCAGGCGGAGATGGTGTCCTTGGCGAGCGAGGAGGAGAAGGAAAAGTACAGTTCTCCCGGGTCTTCGGCTTGCTTCGATTCTCCGTCCTGGTACGAGCTGGTCGTCGAAGGAAAAAAGGTGGCGGGGAGCGCGCAGACCAGGCAAAAAGGCGTCATCCTGCAGCACGGCTCCATTCTGTTGGATATGGACGTGGAACTGCTGTTCTCGCTGTTGAACTTCCCGTCAGAACGCGTCAAGCAGCGGATGATCGACAGCTTCCGCCAAAAAGCAGTGACGATCAACGAGGTGAGCCCACGCCCGATCAGCCTTCGTGAAGCCATCGGTGCATTCCAGCGCGGCTTTGCATCCGGACTGGAGGTAGAGCTGGTACCTTCCGAGCTTTCCGCAGAAGAACAGGCGCTGGCCGAAGAACTGGCCCGCACACGCTACTCTACGGATGAATGGAATTTGCGTCGCTGA
- the dat gene encoding D-amino-acid transaminase: MLYVGGKWVEDGELAVHPEDRGYNFGDGIYEVVRIYKGRLYMWDAHIARLLRSAREIKLELPWSEKDLTEIARQLMEKNNISENDDATLYLQVSRGAAPRVHDIPAGIEPVLMGFVRPKARPLADLKKGLTAQLIEDIRWLRCDIKTLNLLGAVLVKQYAKDAGAQESILHRNGTVTECSASNLFAVKDGALYTHQADHLILHGITRQVVIELAKQNGIAVHEEAFDIDFLKQADEVFLTSTTAEVMPIISIDGQPVGGGSVGPVVQKLQALFEQHISADVLV; encoded by the coding sequence ATGCTGTATGTAGGTGGTAAATGGGTGGAAGACGGAGAACTAGCCGTCCATCCGGAAGATCGCGGGTACAATTTTGGCGACGGGATCTACGAGGTCGTCCGTATTTACAAAGGAAGGCTGTACATGTGGGATGCCCATATCGCCCGACTCCTTCGCAGTGCACGTGAAATCAAGCTGGAACTGCCTTGGAGCGAAAAAGACCTGACAGAGATTGCCCGACAGCTGATGGAGAAGAACAACATTTCCGAAAACGACGATGCCACTCTCTACCTGCAGGTTTCCCGCGGGGCAGCACCTCGCGTACACGATATACCAGCGGGGATCGAGCCCGTACTCATGGGCTTTGTCCGTCCGAAAGCACGTCCTCTGGCCGATCTGAAAAAAGGCCTGACGGCGCAACTGATTGAAGACATTCGCTGGCTCCGCTGCGACATCAAGACCCTCAACCTGCTCGGCGCGGTACTCGTGAAGCAGTACGCAAAAGACGCCGGGGCGCAGGAATCAATTCTGCACCGCAACGGAACCGTGACAGAGTGCAGCGCATCCAACCTGTTTGCCGTAAAGGACGGGGCCCTGTACACGCACCAGGCCGACCACCTGATCCTGCACGGCATCACGCGTCAGGTCGTCATCGAGCTTGCGAAGCAAAACGGCATCGCCGTGCATGAAGAGGCCTTCGACATCGACTTTTTGAAACAAGCGGACGAAGTGTTCCTGACCAGCACCACGGCTGAAGTCATGCCGATCATCTCAATCGACGGCCAGCCTGTCGGAGGCGGTTCGGTCGGGCCGGTGGTGCAAAAACTGCAAGCCTTGTTTGAACAGCATATCAGCGCAGACGTGCTCGTCTAA
- a CDS encoding M28 family peptidase produces MRPNRRFSLTAVLASGLLLLPLMPSPVFSQASAMEIQEAIDGDTLLLHVERLARTPRPPATETEFAAAVYVENALRSYGYQTVLQPFTYYTYREPSALSLSVEGWKGAAFEARGFTYGPNGIGTGEIADCGLGTAADFQSGKARGKIALVRRGSTTFAEKVRQAAAAGAVAAIVWNDRDDALKGTLGEPLDMSVPVIMLSKQQGERLREQMKKQAVKATVKVDGGLSIRQTSYNIVATRKPESQGTGQIVLVTAHHDSAVKSPGANNGASGVAVLLEVARLLADKPTDTEVRLVSFGAASAGEQGPIAFVEGLTEKETKAMVAAYCLDAVGSVDAGVLTVSDPSGSRNVPVTLAEANGAVFSTAWNDRAEASGDHLPLAAAGIPVAFLTRAPSDAWRDQPEDTIEKISADRLIETAETVYAAVAEMTDPQTPAYAVSTGKISGGKTLEREAVQ; encoded by the coding sequence GTGCGACCAAATCGCCGCTTTTCACTGACCGCCGTGCTAGCTAGTGGACTACTGCTTCTGCCGCTGATGCCCTCTCCCGTCTTTTCGCAGGCCAGCGCCATGGAGATACAGGAAGCGATCGATGGGGATACGCTTTTATTGCATGTGGAGAGGTTGGCTCGTACGCCTCGGCCTCCCGCGACAGAGACGGAGTTCGCAGCCGCCGTCTATGTGGAAAATGCATTGAGATCCTATGGGTACCAAACTGTCCTGCAGCCATTTACCTATTATACATATCGGGAACCGTCGGCACTTTCCCTGTCCGTGGAGGGATGGAAGGGAGCTGCCTTTGAGGCTCGCGGCTTCACGTACGGACCGAATGGAATCGGCACCGGCGAAATTGCGGATTGCGGTCTCGGAACAGCCGCCGACTTTCAAAGCGGAAAGGCGCGAGGAAAGATCGCCTTGGTCAGACGGGGATCCACGACTTTTGCGGAAAAGGTGAGGCAGGCAGCAGCAGCCGGAGCCGTGGCGGCCATCGTCTGGAACGACCGTGACGATGCCCTGAAAGGAACGCTGGGGGAGCCGTTGGACATGTCGGTGCCTGTCATCATGCTATCGAAACAACAGGGTGAGCGCTTGCGCGAGCAAATGAAAAAACAGGCGGTGAAGGCGACCGTCAAAGTCGACGGTGGACTGTCGATCAGGCAGACTTCCTACAACATCGTCGCGACGCGCAAGCCAGAGTCGCAGGGAACGGGTCAAATCGTCCTGGTCACGGCTCATCACGACTCTGCAGTCAAGTCTCCAGGTGCGAACAATGGTGCATCCGGAGTGGCGGTGCTCCTGGAAGTGGCGCGATTGCTCGCCGACAAGCCGACCGATACGGAGGTGCGCCTGGTCAGCTTTGGCGCGGCTTCGGCAGGGGAACAAGGGCCAATCGCTTTCGTGGAAGGCCTCACCGAAAAAGAAACGAAAGCGATGGTCGCGGCCTATTGCCTGGATGCGGTAGGCAGCGTAGATGCGGGAGTCCTTACGGTTTCAGATCCTTCAGGCAGCAGGAATGTGCCTGTCACACTGGCAGAGGCAAACGGTGCAGTTTTCTCCACAGCATGGAATGACCGGGCGGAAGCGAGTGGCGATCACCTCCCTCTGGCAGCTGCGGGCATACCAGTGGCGTTTCTCACTCGAGCACCGTCAGATGCGTGGAGAGATCAGCCGGAGGACACCATCGAGAAAATCAGCGCGGATCGTCTGATCGAAACGGCGGAAACGGTGTACGCAGCCGTCGCGGAAATGACGGACCCACAGACGCCTGCTTACGCGGTGAGCACCGGGAAGATTTCTGGCGGAAAAACGTTGGAGAGGGAAGCTGTTCAATAG
- a CDS encoding NADPH-dependent FMN reductase, which translates to MKIVGIAGSMNTESTTKKAVNIVLEAAKAAGAETQLIHLAEWPMPVYDDREDTSTYPEVVHRFVKTISEADGLVIGSPEYHGTLTGALKNSLDFLEGRHLRDKQVAIIGVAGGSMGATNTVNTLQLIMRNLHAWPLPASPSIPSAYNAFAADGKLKDERLQARLEQLGEQLVQYVEAMSVKLEKQVQ; encoded by the coding sequence ATGAAAATCGTAGGAATCGCCGGAAGCATGAATACCGAATCCACAACCAAGAAGGCAGTGAACATCGTACTGGAAGCTGCAAAGGCTGCGGGAGCAGAGACTCAGCTCATCCATTTGGCTGAATGGCCAATGCCTGTATACGACGACCGCGAAGACACCTCGACCTACCCGGAGGTCGTGCATCGCTTTGTTAAAACCATTTCGGAGGCGGATGGCCTGGTCATTGGCTCGCCGGAATACCACGGGACACTTACAGGCGCACTGAAAAACAGCCTGGATTTCCTGGAAGGCCGCCATTTGCGTGACAAGCAGGTAGCGATCATCGGAGTGGCGGGAGGCAGTATGGGTGCGACGAACACCGTCAATACGCTGCAACTGATCATGCGCAATCTTCACGCCTGGCCGCTCCCTGCAAGTCCGAGCATTCCGAGCGCCTACAACGCGTTTGCTGCGGACGGCAAGCTGAAGGACGAGAGGCTGCAAGCCAGACTGGAACAGTTGGGGGAACAGCTCGTCCAATACGTGGAAGCCATGAGCGTGAAATTGGAAAAACAAGTCCAGTAA
- the mntR gene encoding transcriptional regulator MntR — MPTPSMEDYLERIYSLIEEKGYARVSDIAEALEVHPSSVTKMVQKLDKDKYLVYEKYRGLVLTTKGKKIGKRLVDRHSLLEEFMRVIGVDEEHIYQDVEGIEHHLSWESITCLEYLVQYFQADPNRMEELRRIRLEDEQKEE; from the coding sequence ATGCCGACGCCGAGCATGGAAGACTATTTGGAACGCATTTACAGCTTAATTGAAGAAAAGGGCTATGCTCGAGTCTCCGATATTGCTGAAGCGTTGGAAGTACATCCCTCTTCGGTTACGAAGATGGTACAAAAACTGGACAAAGACAAGTATCTCGTCTACGAGAAGTACCGTGGCCTGGTCTTGACGACGAAGGGCAAAAAGATTGGCAAGCGGCTCGTGGATCGTCATAGCCTGCTGGAGGAATTCATGCGGGTGATTGGCGTGGATGAAGAACATATCTATCAGGACGTGGAAGGGATCGAGCACCATCTAAGCTGGGAATCGATCACCTGCTTGGAATATCTCGTGCAGTATTTTCAGGCTGATCCGAACCGGATGGAAGAGCTGCGGCGCATCCGTCTGGAAGACGAACAAAAAGAAGAATAG
- a CDS encoding patatin-like phospholipase family protein has protein sequence MKADAVFEGGGVKGIAFIGALQVMEEHGYTWEKLAGTSAGSIVAALLCAGYTSRELKPIFEELDYLHFLQRKGLGRLPLIGPLFELMVHEGIFRADRLELFVEGLLLRKGIRTFGDLPAGKLRIVASDVTAGKMLVLPDDLPQYDIVPEEFPVARAVRMSASIPFFFQPAVLRSESKVHYIVDGALLSNYPVWLFDVPGKPQWPTIGFRLHDSQSKAEEAHIRGLFSFTRGLLVTMLDAHDRFYVEKANAVRTIFIHTFGVRTTQFQMPLELRQRLFTSGEESARRFLATWNFDEYVKVFRTTSPKYLV, from the coding sequence ATGAAAGCGGACGCAGTCTTTGAAGGTGGCGGAGTCAAGGGAATCGCTTTTATCGGAGCCTTGCAGGTGATGGAGGAGCACGGATACACATGGGAAAAGCTGGCGGGCACCTCGGCGGGCTCCATCGTGGCGGCACTGCTTTGCGCAGGGTATACGAGCCGTGAGCTCAAACCGATTTTTGAGGAACTGGACTACTTGCATTTTTTGCAGCGGAAAGGCTTGGGGCGCCTTCCCTTGATCGGTCCGTTGTTCGAGCTGATGGTGCACGAGGGAATCTTTCGCGCCGATCGGCTAGAGCTGTTCGTAGAGGGGCTCTTGCTGCGAAAGGGGATTCGCACGTTCGGAGACTTGCCCGCAGGAAAGCTCCGAATTGTCGCTTCCGATGTCACGGCAGGCAAAATGCTGGTGCTGCCGGACGATCTTCCCCAATACGACATCGTTCCGGAAGAGTTCCCCGTCGCAAGGGCGGTACGCATGTCCGCATCGATTCCATTCTTTTTCCAACCGGCCGTGCTGCGCAGCGAGAGCAAAGTACACTACATTGTGGATGGAGCCCTCCTCAGCAACTATCCCGTCTGGCTGTTTGACGTACCGGGCAAACCGCAGTGGCCGACGATCGGCTTTCGGCTGCACGACAGCCAGTCGAAGGCCGAGGAGGCGCACATTCGTGGACTGTTCTCTTTCACTCGCGGCCTGCTTGTGACGATGCTCGATGCGCATGACAGGTTCTACGTAGAAAAGGCGAATGCGGTTCGGACGATCTTTATTCATACGTTTGGAGTTCGCACCACGCAGTTTCAGATGCCGCTCGAACTGCGCCAGCGATTGTTCACATCCGGTGAAGAGTCTGCCAGACGTTTTCTGGCCACATGGAATTTCGACGAGTATGTCAAAGTGTTTCGCACGACCTCACCCAAATATCTCGTCTGA
- a CDS encoding DUF1385 domain-containing protein: MAQQIVPNYGGQAVIEGVMFGGKTMTVTAVRKKNQEIEYFEAPRTEYKWITPLKKIPFLRGIVGLIEASANGAKHLNFASERYNMESGEGVSESPSRLTMVLGVALVGVLSFLFGKFVFTLVPVFLAEFLLGKWVPDGVPQTLAEGGFKIILLLGYITAIAKAPIIKRLFQYHGAEHKVINAFESGVELTVENVQKFSTLHYRCGSSFLIFTVFVGVVIYSLFPYDSLLERVVQRIVLLPVVMGVSYEVLQFTNKLRDTPVLRFLGYPGLWLQKITTREPEDHQVEVAIASFQKMRELDQRQAQERMVTTG, translated from the coding sequence TTGGCGCAACAAATCGTACCCAATTACGGTGGTCAGGCCGTCATCGAGGGCGTCATGTTCGGCGGCAAAACGATGACCGTAACAGCCGTTCGCAAAAAAAATCAGGAAATCGAGTATTTTGAAGCCCCCCGTACGGAATATAAATGGATTACTCCCTTGAAAAAAATTCCGTTTCTGAGAGGGATCGTCGGGCTGATCGAAGCAAGCGCAAATGGAGCCAAACATCTCAACTTCGCTTCAGAGAGATACAATATGGAGTCGGGAGAAGGAGTGTCCGAGAGCCCTTCCAGACTGACGATGGTCCTCGGTGTCGCTCTCGTAGGCGTCTTGTCCTTCTTGTTCGGCAAATTCGTGTTTACGCTCGTTCCCGTCTTTCTCGCGGAATTCCTGCTGGGAAAATGGGTGCCGGACGGGGTGCCGCAGACGCTGGCAGAGGGCGGATTCAAGATCATCCTCTTGCTCGGCTACATCACCGCAATCGCCAAAGCTCCTATCATTAAAAGGCTCTTTCAGTATCACGGAGCTGAACATAAAGTGATTAATGCGTTTGAATCCGGGGTAGAATTGACAGTAGAAAATGTGCAAAAATTTTCCACCCTGCACTATCGGTGCGGTAGCAGTTTTCTCATTTTCACGGTGTTCGTCGGCGTCGTCATCTACTCCCTGTTTCCGTACGACTCTCTTCTCGAGAGAGTGGTGCAACGCATCGTCCTTCTCCCGGTCGTGATGGGCGTCTCTTACGAGGTGCTGCAGTTTACGAACAAGCTGCGCGACACCCCGGTGCTGCGCTTCCTGGGCTATCCTGGACTGTGGCTGCAAAAAATCACGACCCGCGAGCCGGAAGACCACCAGGTCGAAGTAGCGATCGCCTCTTTCCAGAAAATGCGGGAGCTGGACCAAAGACAGGCACAAGAAAGAATGGTAACGACAGGATAA
- a CDS encoding YqhR family membrane protein — translation MEVTKRRRGIRGFRARQRDLEQNEVRQSSGPTSLKKWLELAWWGTVIWGVIRLAAHFLNLTPYGLGAFARPILDGVDENTAAAVGLGAMFLFVETLLATALFAVLFQRVRIWWSGLAYGVAMLAVAGFFFRIGNWEVSTLSTEAAWYVSFGLFVGMTLTLERSDDQE, via the coding sequence GTGGAAGTGACCAAAAGGCGAAGAGGGATACGAGGATTCAGGGCGAGACAGCGTGACCTTGAGCAGAACGAGGTGCGGCAATCGAGCGGTCCAACGTCCCTGAAAAAGTGGCTGGAGCTCGCATGGTGGGGGACGGTCATTTGGGGAGTGATCCGCTTGGCGGCGCATTTTCTCAATCTTACGCCGTACGGTTTAGGAGCTTTCGCACGTCCCATTCTGGATGGCGTGGACGAGAATACGGCAGCTGCCGTGGGGCTGGGCGCGATGTTTCTGTTTGTGGAGACGCTGCTGGCCACGGCTCTGTTCGCGGTCTTGTTCCAGAGGGTGAGAATCTGGTGGAGCGGACTGGCGTACGGCGTCGCCATGCTGGCTGTGGCAGGATTTTTCTTTCGGATCGGGAATTGGGAGGTGTCGACCTTGAGCACGGAGGCTGCCTGGTACGTGTCCTTTGGGCTGTTCGTCGGGATGACGCTGACGCTCGAGCGATCGGACGACCAAGAGTGA